The region ACTTCACAACACCTACCTACAATAGTAAATATTGACTTGTCTTTATCTAATATAGCTGGAAAGTATAAACTATTGGAAATGTTTAATTggcctaacaaaaaaaatatgtttactTGTTTGGACTATTCCTCAAGTATTGCCATATAGAATGTCTTACATTATCTTCTCAATTATCAAGTATCAACTACATGTGTTAGAGAAGACATTAGATTTTGTTTTCGGTCCATATATTGCAGGAAGAATAGCTATCTAACAAAGACCCACTTCTAACgatataaaaaatcaacaacCACCGAAAAGcccaaaaaatttgaaaaagtccATTAGTGTCCATTCATTTGTATTTGGTTAAGTCGATGCAGTATGGTCCATTCATGGATTGGACAACTGAAATGCATTTTATATAATGGATTCCCTAGCAGGAACAAAGAAAGGGTGTCTGTTGAAGATACCTGAATTTGAGCTTTATTACCAGCAGTAATATTAGAGATTGTCCAACAAGCTTCCTTTTTTATGCTTTTCTTATGGTTCTGAGTAAGCAGCTGTTGGAGGCAAGGGAGCACTTGATTGTCTATCACAAACTGCCAAATAAATTAACTGAGTAAACATTCCGAGAACATGAAATTGAAGCCGAAAAACCCCTATAATGAGTATTGCAAGTGTTTTGTGTCTAATGTTCCATCTGAAAACggtaaactcaaatattcttATATTTGTCTCACTAGTACTCCACAGCGAGTCATCAAGTCATGTGTATGAATACGACAATTAAAACTAAATAAGATCCATGTGAAGATGCTTGCTTAATTAGATCCCCAagtacactacaaaaaaaatgacaTGCATATAAGATTCTACAGATATTGTCTTTCATACATATCAATTGAGATCTTAATACAGGACACCATTACAGCTAATTAATAAAGTCCTTCATGCATACAAGAACGACTGTTCGGCCTACTACACCTCACTGCATTGAAAAGGGTAAATTCGAACAATCTTATATTTTTCTCACTATTACTCCACAGCAAGTCATCAAGTCATGTGTATGAATACGACAATTAAAACTAAATAAGATCTATGTGAAGATGCTTGCTTAATTAGATCCCCAAGTACACTTCACTGCATTGAATAAAGAAATTATACACATGCATTAATGTATACATATGATTTATAACTAAGAAATTAGATAAATAGGAACAAGAAGACTAAAGCAACATAAACATAACTTGTAAACTTTTACAAGAATATTTGGTAGTCACTATATCATCCATAATCATAATGAAAGTATATCCAATAATCTGAACCAATGGGGACCCAATTTTCATTGTAACTAGATAAGATCTTACCAATACTGGAAGCACATTCATCTCCAATAATTAAAAGGAGAGATAAAATGCATCAAGTTCTGAAGAAAATAGTATGCAGAGAGGAAATGTATGAAGTAACCACATACCTGTGTCTGGGCATCATCACCAGTGACAATATTCCCCACAGTCCGAAGAGCAGGTACTAGAACAGTGGCCGATGGATGGCTTCATGAGAAACAAATTGATGTTAGCAACATATAATTGATAGCTACACATTTTAGTACTTCTGCAGTGAGGCAATATATAAAATTCCATGAATTGAAAGAAATATAACAATAATATATATCTatacataaagaaaaagaaaaaagaaaaagataaatgaaaCAGAGCAAGAAAAGGAACATACAGTAGGAGCTCTACAAGCCTTGGACAGACACCTGCCTCAATCACAGCTTGGATTTTGTCATTTGTTCCATCAGACAGATAAGAAAGAGCCCAACAAGCATCGGTCAGAACCTCCTCATCATTTAGATGAATAAGTTGCCGTAGAACGGGCAATCCAGGCCTTACCTTGAAATGTGCAGAGAAAGACAATGCTAATTTTGAAGGCTATTTATAATAAGAGCAGATCTATGGAAGAGCAATGACCAGTAAAGTTTTTGCAACATCCCAATTAAAatcagtgttgtcaaaatgtcgtttgggtcgctcgggtcgccaGGGTCGCAGCCAGCACCGACCCAActtgggtgggttgatcgagatacgGGGTCGCGGCTGGGGCGACGGGGGCGATTGGGTCGAGCCGGAGTCGATACTGTGGGTCGCAGTCAAGTggagaagaaagaaaatagAAGATGAACAGTctgtataatatttaaatactcCTATACTAAATGGAATACAACCTTTACTCTCCTAGATTACATAAATGATTTAGTGGTGCAGGGCTGCTGGCACGTTTTCCTATAGTAATTAATAGGcagtctctctttctctctcattacTCATAGACAGAGTAATATTTAACACATTCTCCATCTCTGTCTTACTCGGCTCTCCATTTCTAACAAatgtttaattaatatttcataggCAATTATGCATCTCTCTTTCTTTATAAGCTGCTGTTATATAAATACATTACCTATATTATAATAAGAGCACAAACCTATCTACAACTTAGTTATATTAATAGGGTGAAATGGTAggtcaataaaattaaaagttcagCGTGTTATGCAATTTTTGCACTATTACCACATTTGATTGGTGGGGCGCACGACCCGGTCGACTCATCGCCCCGTGACCCAAAATTTCACTTAATCGCCCCGGTGcgacccgcgaccctaacaacactgattAAAATTAACAAGAAACTAGACCTCATATTCTAACAACCTGCTCAAATGGAGTAGGTGGCTTCCCACGACAGAAATTTGAAAGTGTCCATGTAGCATTTCTAAGCATAGAGAGCTTCGAGTTATCATTTAACTGAGCTAGCAGTGGCATAAGAGCACCATGCCCAAGAACAAGATCCCTACAAGTTGGAGAATCACCTGCAACATTACCAAGAGCCCAAACTGCCTGCACAGAAAGAGCAGTTAAAGGAAGATGCACTAGCACTCACTTGGATACCAATAGCAAACGATGACCATatacatttatatttattaacaACCTGGGTTAAGAAGTAACATAATTTTGAGAAAACTCTCCAAATACCTGCTCACGAACATCATCACTGGCAGAACTGAGGAGTTCTACAAACTTAGGTACAGCACCGTGATCAATAACAACTCGTGTGTGTTCAGATGTCCCAGAAGCAACATTTGTCAAAGCCCATGCAGCTTCAAACTTTCACAAAAATAAGAAGTTATTGATTATGTTTTGCTTATATTATGAAAGAATTATCCAAAATTCCAAATGGAGAACTTACTTGCAGCTGAGGCAGATCTAGCCTTGCAAGAAACTCAACAAATCTTGGGATAACCCCAGCTTTAATCACCTCATCAATAGGCGGGCTTCGCtctgcaaaaatatatatgtaaataATATAATCCAGATAAGAAAGGAAATATAGGCTTATATAGATAGTACCAATTGACAAAAGTTTTCTGAACTGGGTAGTTGCATCTAGTTGAGCATTTGTGTCATTCGACCACACTCCTTGCACCATTGAAGGAATACTTTCTAACTGTCAGGGGAATTCACTGTAAGCATCATCGTAAAACAGATTGCATCAAGTGCTAATAACTTCATCATTTGAATCAAGTAACCGTAGCTTCCCCCAAAATATAGCCAGCTTCAGAGTTCAGATAAAAGTTTTGACAAATCCAACAATAATTTATAGCATAAGAGCTTTCGATATGCATGCCACTTCTTAAGACGTCTCAAATACTTGGACCTATAACCACTGGGAAAAGGTTATTTTGCACTAAAAGGAATGAACAGGAAAGCAATAATCACAGTTAAGTGAAAACTAACCATCCATTGGTTGATTTCACCATTTTAACTGGGAAAATTGGGCTAAGCAAAAGCACATCGAGAAGATAATATAAATACATCATCTTTCAGAACCAATCCTCAATTCCTAGTTAGTTATTTATGACAACTAATTAAAGTCCAAAACCAAAATCGCTCGATAAGAGTTTTCCTTCTCCTACATTATCTCGACAGACCCAATAAAGTACCAAGCGAATCCAATCTGCCAACTATTCCACTCAGAGATCCTAAAAACCCATAAGATCATTATTTTCTCTCCGAAgtctaaacaaaaataaaacccAAGCCACACACGCACCCTCAATTTCAAATCAGTAATCAAAAGAATGACAGATCATTAAGTATTATAGCAATCTATAGTCTATAGCCACGAATTTgcaaaaggaaaaggaggaaaaaACGGATACAAACTTTTTTCTCGACGGCCGCAGAAGATTGCGATGGACCAGGAGAAAAGAGCGGCGTCTGCGGGGGAAAACTGCCATTGAGGAGGCCCTCGCGGCGCTTCTTAAGGAGGTTATCCTCCCTCTTACTCTTCCTGATCTCGACCAAATTGTCTTCCCTCCTCCGCCGCGCCTCGTCCGCGTCGACGCCAATCTTGTAGCCCTTCTTCCGCACCTCCACCCTGCTGCCCGGTCGCAGCGACATGGCTGAGCTCCGATTGCTCTAGTCGAGTTGTTGTGGCGCAGCTGTTGTGTTCGACGAAATGGGCGAGAGAGAAACAGAAGCAATAACCTCAAGAGTAAGGAAAGAAGACAAGAATAGAAACGTGCAAATAGGTGACCCAAGTCTCAGTTCAACCTATTTATCCAAATTCTAAGCCAATGATCGATTAGTAGTGTATCATTTTTTATACTCTGATTCTTGTTAATGGAGACATTTTTTTTTGCACGAGATTTaaaaatagtgtgttaaatgaatGACGGAAAAagtgagagaataaaataaaagagaataaagtaaaagtgataattatttttgctaaaaataaaaatgactcaattaacttgaaacttctcaaaataaaaaaaaatgactctattaatatgaaacggagggaatatatgGTAATATTCATTGTCACTTATTAATCCAATTTTTAAGATTGTAGGAGTAGTTATTTTATGGCACGATtccaataaaaatataagtCCAATTTACTTACTATTAGTATTAGACTTGACAACTACTGACAAAAGCAAAACAACAACgtttatttcattataatcGAAGGGCTAATTATAGGTCATGGCGAGAGACCATTAATTCGTAGTTATGTTATGACATTACCTTAAAAAAATTTAGCttcattaaatatttaatatataaactatactattactagtactactatactTATTTCAGCAATAGTATCCCTTCTTTTGACTACTATGATTATAATGAGAGTGAAATTATCAAGATTGTATTGAAAGATTGTATTGCGGCTAACTCGTTGGCATAAATCTACCGTGCTTTTGCAATTTTTTGTTTACTCCGATCTACACATTTTATTCTGTATtcttgatataaaaaaaaggttATTTGTATTTCTTAGATTGGTGCAAGTATCAATGTAAACACTTTaggtgaaaaaaaataattttgaatttaagaAGCGAAATTGAATGTTAAGCCACATTTCGCCCAATTTCCTTCTATGTTATCATGTTAAGGTGGAAATTGTGGCTTTCACTATGCCAATTAGAAACCTCTGAATTTTATGTTGCATGACAATGATGACAAAATGTTTTAAAGGAAGAAAATGTTGGGATCGTAAATAGTCAAGCAATTTGATTGGATTGTATAAATAAAGTAaggtttaattttattaaattaaactaTATATAGAAACCTACATTTTGAATTGATGATTGGATTGTATAAATAAAGTaaggtttaatttaattaaattaaacgaTATAGAAACCTAATTTTTGAATTGATGATTGTGCTATATTTATTAAATGATATAGAATCGATCTacaatttaatttagtttgtCACTTAAATATTGAGTTTATGGGACGCAGGCCTACGCCTAAGCCTAAGCCTACAAGGTGGACTTGGAGTTAGATATTGAGAATTTGTCTTGGGCTATTTGTTGTCCAGTTAATTCGTAGGGGCTAAGTCTTGGACTATTGACTCGAGCTACAACTTGGCCAACCTAAAGATCATTATGCGCTTGGATTAGGCCGGCCTTGTTGTGCATAGGAGAAGGAGATCGTTCAGGTTCATGTTTCAACATGTCCACGTGCATTTTGGTGTTCAAACATGAATTGACACCGTTGGTAACGTGAGGGTGTTACACTAATACTAATGATCGGTCTTGAATGGGTTGGTTGTAACTCCTACGGTTGCAAGTTGGGCTGTCAGTTACTCGTATAATTGCCCAGGACAAAATTGATTACAATAAAACTCCGATGTTGTGGGTAGTCATCCTAATGCATTCAAAAAGAGGCTCAACTCAACAACATTCTTGCTAATTTTAGAAATACAAGAACTTGCTCTCACTTTGAAACTCAAACTTTGCATAGATTTTTGCATTCATACATTTTTAAATCTTTGCACTAACCTTGTCCAGTTCTTCTGAGCTCGTTTTGGCTTATAAGGCTGCTACCTTCAAGACGAAGTTGTTTTAACTTTGGGATGACATATCTAAACCAAGAACATTAATGGGGGTATCTTGTTTTGCGGGAAAGGGTTTCCTTGACTATTTATGTTTTTAAGTTACATTGTATTGTATTTCGATTTTGtagttatttttctttatactatCTTCTCATCTATTAGTCATATTTGAGATTGTATTAGGTCCGCAAATATTTTGTATCTCAAGCCAATTTATTTAAATGAAAAACCACTGTTAGAACATTTGCATAGATTTTTACATTCATACATTGTTAAATATTTGCACTAACCTTGTCCAGTTTGTATTAGGACAATTGCGAATTGTAATAAAGTTACGATTTAATTTGTAAAGTTTAAAAGGTATAAGGTTAACTAAAaggtaattaaaaatttaaataaaaattttctcaTAGTTTTGATTCAATGACAATCCTGAAAAAATGGATGAAACATTAGAATTTGATAGGATATTTTGTAGAAACACAACAATGCTAGAATGGACGTCTCTCTCATCCCATTATAAAACCTGCTCATAGTTTTAATAATTTTCCATTTCTtcataaaaacaaaagaaaagaaaaggatgtACTCGTTTTAAAATACTAGCAATTAATTTGAACAAATAGGGAAGTTTTAAGATgataaaaattttcaaaagtcTAACTCCTTTAGATGGTGAAAAGAAAAATACGAAAAATTGCATCAGATAACTAACAAAATTGTCAAGAAAAAGTTGAACAACAGATGATAGAATACGTGGATCTTATCATCTTATTAAGGTCTTTAGTATTTACCAACTTGAGCATAGGTAGGTTGTATTGTTATTAGTAAGAGAACATAAGAAGGAAATTTAACAAAATCAGGATTTGGAAGGCACTAGAATACCTATGGTAACCTTATACATGGAAGCAGAAGATTCAGATTCCACTGGTGGCACTGCCTTGAAAATATGATACCAGTGAAAATGAAGCAGAGGGTTAAAGCATTTACACTTTTTTCCCAAGAAAGGTCGCTACGAAGACTCGGGATCCTGCACTACAACCAGAACACAATTTAGTTACTCAGTTCTTACACAAAATTAGGAGGTAAGGATTACATTTGTTGATAAGATGAGGCAGTTATGCAGGTTACTACAAATGATTTCTCTTTCTCGGATTGGTTGACTAATTACAGATACATGTTATGTTCTACAATGTGGTACTTACCTCACAAATTCAATCACTTGTGCTGAAAGATATTCTTCACAATCATCACCGATTTTATGATTTGCATATCAGTTTTGCCATTCGCCATTTATCCATTCCTGATGCACCCGCAACTGAGAATGATCATACTTTAACTCCTTGGGAAGCGTCTCAAAGTATACGGAGTATCTTCCTCTTCTATGAACTTTCGTAATCGTACCAACCCACCAACCATCATTGTAAAGAGCATCAACCTTTTCGTTAACTTGAAATCTGCCAGTGACTTCAACATCAGGAGGGCTTGGCCTTAAAAAGAGTCCATCAGTTTCTTTTCTCAAGAGGCTTGTGCCATCATCATTCATCAATGTTTTGTACTCAATCATATAGTTGTCAGCCTCTGTTTCCTCAAGAACAATTGCAGGGAACCAAGCACCATAAAAATCATCTTCATTAATCATGGCTTCAACATGGTCTCCTGAGTTAAAGTTATGTTCAGTCACTGCTTCCACTTCAGGTGAGAACTGCTGTGTTAAAAGGCAAGTTATGTTTAGTCAATGGAGTAAAATACCTTACTACCATAATTGGTAAAGGAATTTATTGAGAAAATTACTTTCACACAAGAGCATACTTATTACCTATCACAAGGTATGGATATTTAGTGGTGTTTGCCTCTGTTTCTTTTTTGAGATAAAATACGATTAGGCTCCAACAACTCTAATACGATTAGCAATTTATTTCACAACAAATAGACTACAATAGTATTTATTTCACAACAATTAATCAGAAACAGCAGGCCACATATCAGCAATTCGAATTCACAGAAGTATCATTTAAAGGATGCTTACATTAGCGTTGTACGATGAGCAGGAGGGCTCTAAAGGGGGGACCCATCTCTCGTTGACCCACTCGCGGTGAGGCCTCAACTTCGAGGGGGTGAAGGAAAGACGCTCCCCTGTCATTTGCAATAACACCTGATATTCATCCGCTTCCTCCAATGTCTGGGTAATCTTCCCCTCCCACCACCCGCCGTCGCAGAAAGCATCAACTTTTTCGGTATATCCTAATCTTCCAGGGACTTCACCATCAGGAGGGCGTGGCCTTAAATGGAGTCCATCGACCTCTTCGTCGAATAGGCCTGTTTCATCATTGCTCATCAGTGGTGGGCAGTCAATTAGATACTTGCCAGCCTCTTTTTTCTCCAAAAAAATTGCAGGGAACCAAACACCTTGAAAACCATCATCATCGCTTCTGGCTTCCACACGGTCTCCTTTGCTAAAGTTGTGTTCAATCACCGCTTTAGACGGCGATGGAGTTTTCTGTACTAAAAGGCAAGAGATATAATAAGCACACGCTCTGTTGCGATTTTAGTTATGGATGAACTGAAATCGCAAGCTCGATTACACCCGCACACAATCCACGGCATAATCGACACAACAACTCCACGATCCACACCAATCAATACAAATCAACAC is a window of Salvia splendens isolate huo1 chromosome 3, SspV2, whole genome shotgun sequence DNA encoding:
- the LOC121793792 gene encoding protein AGENET DOMAIN (AGD)-CONTAINING P1-like isoform X1 produces the protein MEGAGDDGILQYFEIGAAIEIKIDEDGFRGSWYEGTVLRAPNDLSSSVLVVYKTLAENDKGKRPLRELLNLVQLRPSPPPENRPSFKLNDEVDAYYNDGWWEGKITQIFRVKYLVYFPLWKEQLPFTASQLRLHRDWINEQWVLPSENKTPSPSKAVIEHNFSKGDRVEARSDDDGFQGVWFPAIFLEKKEAGKYLIDCPPLMSNDETGLFDEEVDGLHLRPRPPDGEVPGRLGYTEKVDAFCDGGWWEGKITQTLEEADEYQVLLQMTGERLSFTPSKLRPHREWVNERWVPPLEPSCSSYNANQFSPEVEAVTEHNFNSGDHVEAMINEDDFYGAWFPAIVLEETEADNYMIEYKTLMNDDGTSLLRKETDGLFLRPSPPDVEVTGRFQVNEKVDALYNDGWWVGTITKVHRRGRYSVYFETLPKELKYDHSQLRVHQEWINGEWQN
- the LOC121795389 gene encoding importin subunit alpha-4-like isoform X1; translation: MSLRPGSRVEVRKKGYKIGVDADEARRRREDNLVEIRKSKREDNLLKKRREGLLNGSFPPQTPLFSPGPSQSSAAVEKKLESIPSMVQGVWSNDTNAQLDATTQFRKLLSIERSPPIDEVIKAGVIPRFVEFLARLDLPQLQFEAAWALTNVASGTSEHTRVVIDHGAVPKFVELLSSASDDVREQAVWALGNVAGDSPTCRDLVLGHGALMPLLAQLNDNSKLSMLRNATWTLSNFCRGKPPTPFEQVRPGLPVLRQLIHLNDEEVLTDACWALSYLSDGTNDKIQAVIEAGVCPRLVELLLHPSATVLVPALRTVGNIVTGDDAQTQFVIDNQVLPCLQQLLTQNHKKSIKKEACWTISNITAGNKAQIQAVIESGIILPLVQLLQHAEFDIKKEAAWAISNATSGGSPEQTRFLVTQGCIKPLCDLLICPDARIVTVCLEGLENILKVGEADKENGQNGGINLYAQMIDESEGLDKIENLQSHDNNEIYEKAVKILEKYWVEEDEDQNLADGADANQGDGGFSFTNGKPNVPPGGFNFG
- the LOC121795389 gene encoding importin subunit alpha-4-like isoform X2 produces the protein MSLRPGSRVEVRKKGYKIGVDADEARRRREDNLVEIRKSKREDNLLKKRREGLLNGSFPPQTPLFSPGPSQSSAAVEKKLESIPSMVQGVWSNDTNAQLDATTQFRKLLSIERSPPIDEVIKAGVIPRFVEFLARLDLPQLQFEAAWALTNVASGTSEHTRVVIDHGAVPKFVELLSSASDDVREQAVWALGNVAGDSPTCRDLVLGHGALMPLLAQLNDNSKLSMLRNATWTLSNFCRGKPPTPFEQVRPGLPVLRQLIHLNDEEVLTDACWALSYLSDGTNDKIQAVIEAGVCPRLVELLLHPSATVLVPALRTVGNIVTGDDAQTQFVIDNQVLPCLQQLLTQNHKKSIKKEACWTISNITAGNKAQIQAVIESGIILPLVQLLQHAEFDIKKEAAWAISNATSGGSPEQTRKDCICVAFRRLVVFAASIPGPDWLGYLHRLSGTQNNIQAGYQVPKIIFGLGIG
- the LOC121793792 gene encoding protein AGENET DOMAIN (AGD)-CONTAINING P1-like isoform X2, which produces MEGAGDDGILQYFEIGAAIEIKIDEDGFRGSWYEGTVLRAPNDLSSSVLVVYKTLAENDKGKRPLRELLNLVQLRPSPPPENRPSFKLNDEVDAYYNDGWWEGKITQIFRVKYLVYFPLWKEQLPFTASQLRLHRDWINEQWVLPSENKTPSPSKAVIEHNFSKGDRVEARSDDDGFQGVWFPAIFLEKKEAGKYLIDCPPLMSNDETGLFDEEVDGLHLRPRPPDGEVPGRLGYTEKVDAFCDGGWWEGKITQTLEEADEYQVLLQMTGERLSFTPSKLRPHREWVNERWVPPLEPSCSSYNANFSPEVEAVTEHNFNSGDHVEAMINEDDFYGAWFPAIVLEETEADNYMIEYKTLMNDDGTSLLRKETDGLFLRPSPPDVEVTGRFQVNEKVDALYNDGWWVGTITKVHRRGRYSVYFETLPKELKYDHSQLRVHQEWINGEWQN
- the LOC121795389 gene encoding importin subunit alpha-4-like isoform X3 encodes the protein MSLRPGSRVEVRKKGYKIGVDADEARRRREDNLVEIRKSKREDNLLKKRREGLLNGSFPPQTPLFSPGPSQSSAAVEKKLESIPSMVQGVWSNDTNAQLDATTQFRKLLSIERSPPIDEVIKAGVIPRFVEFLARLDLPQLQFEAAWALTNVASGTSEHTRVVIDHGAVPKFVELLSSASDDVREQAVWALGNVAGDSPTCRDLVLGHGALMPLLAQLNDNSKLSMLRNATWTLSNFCRGKPPTPFEQVRPGLPVLRQLIHLNDEEVLTDACWALSYLSDGTNDKIQAVIEAGVCPRLVELLLHPSATVLVPALRTVGNIVTGDDAQTQFVIDNQVLPCLQQLLTQNHKKSIKKEACWTISNITAGNKAQIQAVIESGIILPLVQLLQHAEFDIKKEAAWAISNATSGGSPEQTRKDCICVAFRRLVVFAASIPGPDWLGYLHRLSGTQNNIQAGYQILGDSRLY